A window of the Candidatus Tisiphia endosymbiont of Dascillus cervinus genome harbors these coding sequences:
- the rplJ gene encoding 50S ribosomal protein L10 produces the protein MLRSKKHEFVVELEEVYKRSNSVIITHYHGLTVSQVTLLRRSLKAKNAGFKVVKNTLSKIAANKAGIGDIVHLLVGPTAFAYSEDPVEAAKVVVEFAKTNECLKIVGGLVNNQVLDANFVQQLAKLPSLNELRGKIIGVVQAPATKIAGVVQAPAAKLARVFQAYANKE, from the coding sequence GTGTTAAGATCAAAGAAACATGAATTTGTCGTAGAACTTGAAGAGGTGTATAAACGGTCAAATTCCGTGATAATTACTCATTATCATGGGCTTACTGTTAGTCAAGTAACTCTACTACGTAGGTCTCTTAAAGCAAAAAATGCGGGGTTCAAAGTAGTTAAAAATACTTTGTCAAAAATAGCAGCAAATAAGGCTGGTATTGGTGATATTGTACATTTGCTTGTTGGTCCGACAGCCTTTGCATATTCTGAAGACCCTGTTGAAGCTGCGAAAGTTGTTGTAGAATTTGCTAAAACTAATGAATGTTTGAAAATAGTTGGTGGTTTAGTAAATAATCAAGTATTAGATGCGAATTTTGTACAGCAACTTGCAAAATTGCCTTCATTAAATGAGCTTAGAGGCAAAATTATTGGTGTGGTACAAGCTCCTGCAACTAAAATTGCTGGTGTGGTGCAAGCTCCTGCAGCCAAGCTTGCTAGAGTTTTTCAAGCTTATGCAAATAAAGAATAA
- the rpoC gene encoding DNA-directed RNA polymerase subunit beta', with translation MTTGMTNFYGQLSSTQQFDQIRINIASPDQVRSWSFGEVMKPETINYRTFKPEKEGLFCARIFGPVKDYECLCGKYKRMKYRGITCEKCGVEVTTSRVRRERMGHIELAAPVAHIWFLKSLPSRISTLLDMTMKDLEKVLYFESYVVVDPGLSALQKGDLLSEDSLQKAQDEYGEDSFTASIGAEVIQQMLTELDLPELKKSLQEDLLNTSSEVKKKKIVKRLKLVEDFLESENKPEWMIMTVLPVIPPEIRPLVMLDGGRFATSDLNELYRRVINRNNRLKRLLELKAPDIIIRNEKRMLQESVDALFDNGRRGKVVKNTNKRPFKSLSDMLKGKQGRFRQNLLGKRVDYSGRSVIVVGPELKLHQCGLPKTMALELFKPFIYSKLELYGIATTIKAAKKMVEAEKSEVWDILEEVIREHPVLLNRAPTLHRLGIQAFEPLLIEGKAIQLHPLVCAAFNADFDGDQMAVHIPLSIEAQLEARVLMMSTNNILSPANGRPIIVPDKDIVLGLYYLTMVFDNEPGEGMSFASMSEIEHALYNKVITIHSKIKFRRDVLNIEGEVVSTIVDTSFGRLIIGELLPRNHNVGFKFVNKSMTKKDISAVIDLVYRHCGQKATVIFADQLMKLGFKYACSSGISFGMDDMVVPKSKDSHINSTLTEVKEFEQQYSDGLITYGEKYNKVIDAWSKCTDKVANDMMKEIAMIPVNNKPNHQKVNSIYMMATSGARGSAAQIKQLAGMRGLMAKPSSEIIETPIISNFREGLTVLEYFNSTHGARKGLADTALKTANSGYLTRRLVDVAQDCIITDEDCKTTKGIEVRSIIDGGEVIVSLAEQILGRTVAINVYHPVTNALLLSAGELINEAKLEEIESSGLDVVMVRSVLTCEVVDGICVRCYGRDLATGSLVSVGEAIGVIAAQSIGEPGTQLTMRTFHIGGAATKGVEISSIEASHDAKVKILGRNVVVDSEGRKIVMGRSCELLLLDANNNEKARHKVAYGSRLIADDSDKVKKGQKLVERDPYTIPIITEKSGKVVFKDMVEGVSIRDITDEATGISSKVIIESKQYSRGAELRPRIQLVDENGETIMLSNGLEARYYMPVNAILNVEDGAKVSVGDILSRIPKESTKTKDITGGLPRVAELVEARRPKDHAVIAEVDGRVEFGKDYKSKRRIVIQPSDNTTPIEYMVPKGKHVVVNEGDFVKKGDMLIDGNPVLQDILKVMGVEALTSYMVGEIQAVYRLQGVKIDDKHIEVIIRQMLQKVEVTHSGDTTLMVDEKIDYREFAEINKKAIDNGLRPAEAQPILQGITKASLQTRSFISAASFQETTRVLTESAIAGKIDKLRGLKENVIVGRLVPAGTGFYMNRMRKLAAKLDQEEVDYQKTLG, from the coding sequence ATGACAACAGGGATGACAAATTTTTACGGACAATTAAGCAGTACTCAGCAATTTGATCAAATAAGAATTAATATTGCTAGTCCTGATCAAGTGCGTTCATGGTCTTTTGGTGAGGTAATGAAACCTGAGACAATAAATTACCGTACTTTCAAGCCAGAGAAAGAAGGATTATTTTGTGCTAGAATTTTTGGACCCGTGAAGGACTATGAGTGTCTTTGTGGTAAATATAAACGTATGAAATATCGTGGTATCACTTGTGAGAAGTGTGGTGTTGAAGTTACTACATCTAGAGTCCGAAGAGAAAGAATGGGGCATATTGAGCTAGCAGCACCAGTTGCCCATATATGGTTCTTGAAATCTTTACCATCAAGGATTAGTACATTGCTAGATATGACTATGAAGGATCTAGAAAAAGTTCTATATTTTGAAAGTTATGTTGTTGTTGATCCTGGGTTATCTGCTCTGCAAAAGGGTGACCTTTTATCAGAAGACAGTTTGCAAAAGGCACAAGATGAGTACGGAGAAGATAGTTTTACTGCTTCTATTGGGGCTGAAGTTATTCAGCAGATGCTTACAGAACTTGATTTACCTGAATTAAAGAAGAGTTTGCAAGAAGATTTATTAAATACATCTTCAGAAGTTAAAAAGAAGAAGATTGTTAAAAGACTTAAGTTAGTTGAAGATTTTCTTGAATCTGAGAATAAGCCAGAATGGATGATTATGACTGTTCTGCCAGTTATCCCACCTGAAATTAGACCATTAGTTATGCTTGATGGAGGAAGGTTTGCAACTTCTGATCTTAACGAACTTTATAGAAGGGTTATTAATAGAAATAATAGATTAAAGAGACTACTTGAACTAAAAGCACCGGATATTATCATCAGAAATGAAAAAAGGATGTTACAAGAATCGGTCGATGCATTATTTGATAATGGTCGTCGTGGTAAAGTAGTGAAAAATACTAATAAACGTCCATTTAAGTCACTTAGTGATATGCTAAAAGGTAAACAAGGTCGTTTTCGTCAGAATTTGCTTGGTAAACGAGTGGATTATTCTGGTCGTTCTGTTATCGTTGTGGGACCAGAACTTAAGTTGCATCAATGTGGTTTACCAAAGACGATGGCGTTGGAATTATTCAAGCCATTTATTTATTCAAAGCTTGAATTATATGGAATTGCTACCACTATAAAAGCCGCTAAGAAAATGGTTGAAGCTGAGAAATCAGAAGTATGGGATATTTTAGAAGAAGTTATACGTGAACATCCAGTGTTGTTGAATAGAGCACCAACTTTGCATCGTTTAGGTATCCAAGCTTTTGAACCTTTACTGATAGAAGGGAAAGCTATCCAGCTACATCCTTTAGTCTGTGCTGCGTTCAATGCTGATTTTGATGGTGATCAGATGGCAGTGCATATCCCTCTTTCAATTGAAGCTCAGCTTGAGGCAAGAGTACTTATGATGTCAACAAACAACATATTGAGTCCGGCAAATGGTCGTCCGATTATCGTCCCTGATAAGGACATAGTACTAGGTCTTTATTATTTAACAATGGTTTTTGACAATGAACCTGGTGAAGGGATGAGTTTTGCTAGCATGTCGGAGATTGAACATGCTTTGTATAATAAGGTAATAACTATTCACTCAAAGATAAAATTTCGTCGCGATGTGCTTAATATTGAAGGGGAGGTTGTATCAACTATAGTGGATACTAGCTTTGGTAGGTTAATTATAGGAGAATTATTACCACGTAATCATAATGTTGGATTTAAGTTTGTAAATAAATCCATGACTAAAAAGGATATATCTGCGGTTATTGATTTGGTATATCGCCACTGTGGACAAAAGGCTACAGTGATCTTTGCTGATCAACTAATGAAACTTGGATTTAAATATGCTTGTTCCTCAGGCATTTCTTTTGGTATGGACGACATGGTTGTACCAAAATCAAAAGATAGCCATATTAATTCAACATTGACTGAGGTAAAAGAATTTGAACAACAATATTCTGATGGTCTAATTACTTACGGTGAAAAATACAATAAAGTGATTGATGCTTGGTCTAAATGTACGGATAAAGTAGCAAATGACATGATGAAAGAAATTGCTATGATACCTGTTAATAATAAGCCTAATCATCAGAAAGTAAATTCGATATATATGATGGCTACTTCGGGAGCAAGGGGATCAGCAGCACAGATTAAGCAATTAGCTGGTATGCGTGGTTTGATGGCTAAACCATCAAGTGAGATTATTGAAACCCCGATTATTTCTAATTTTCGAGAAGGTCTTACTGTTCTTGAATATTTTAATTCTACACATGGTGCACGTAAAGGTCTTGCAGATACAGCGTTGAAAACAGCTAATTCTGGGTATTTAACCCGTAGATTAGTTGATGTTGCTCAAGATTGTATAATTACTGATGAAGATTGTAAAACTACAAAAGGCATAGAAGTCAGAAGTATTATCGATGGTGGTGAAGTTATTGTATCGCTCGCAGAGCAAATTTTAGGCAGAACAGTTGCGATTAACGTATATCACCCAGTTACTAATGCATTATTACTATCAGCCGGTGAATTAATTAATGAAGCAAAATTAGAAGAAATCGAATCTTCTGGTTTGGATGTGGTAATGGTAAGATCTGTTCTAACATGTGAGGTTGTTGATGGAATATGTGTAAGATGTTATGGTAGAGATCTAGCCACTGGTTCTTTAGTATCAGTTGGAGAAGCAATAGGAGTGATTGCTGCCCAGTCAATTGGTGAGCCAGGTACTCAGCTGACCATGAGAACTTTCCATATTGGAGGAGCTGCAACGAAAGGTGTTGAAATATCTTCAATAGAAGCCTCTCATGATGCAAAAGTGAAGATTTTAGGTCGTAATGTGGTTGTTGATTCTGAGGGACGTAAGATCGTAATGGGTCGTTCATGTGAGTTATTATTATTGGATGCTAATAATAATGAGAAAGCAAGGCATAAAGTAGCGTATGGTTCAAGATTAATAGCCGATGATTCAGATAAGGTAAAAAAAGGACAAAAATTAGTAGAGAGGGATCCGTACACTATTCCGATTATTACCGAGAAATCTGGAAAGGTTGTATTCAAGGATATGGTAGAAGGAGTGTCAATTCGTGATATCACTGATGAAGCAACTGGTATTTCTAGCAAAGTTATAATTGAATCAAAACAATATTCACGCGGAGCAGAGTTACGTCCTCGTATTCAATTAGTTGATGAGAATGGAGAAACTATTATGCTATCCAATGGTTTGGAGGCTAGATATTACATGCCAGTGAATGCTATTTTAAATGTTGAAGATGGTGCTAAGGTGTCAGTAGGTGATATTTTATCACGTATTCCAAAGGAATCAACCAAAACAAAAGATATTACTGGTGGTCTTCCACGAGTAGCTGAACTTGTTGAGGCTAGACGTCCAAAAGATCATGCTGTTATTGCAGAAGTAGATGGTAGAGTTGAATTTGGCAAAGACTATAAGTCAAAAAGGCGTATTGTTATTCAGCCAAGTGATAACACTACACCAATTGAGTATATGGTACCAAAGGGCAAACATGTTGTTGTTAATGAAGGTGATTTTGTAAAAAAAGGCGATATGTTAATTGATGGCAATCCAGTTCTACAGGATATTTTAAAGGTAATGGGAGTGGAAGCTCTTACAAGCTACATGGTAGGAGAAATCCAAGCGGTTTACCGTTTACAGGGCGTAAAAATTGACGATAAGCACATTGAGGTAATAATTCGTCAAATGTTACAAAAAGTAGAAGTAACCCATTCTGGGGATACGACATTAATGGTTGATGAGAAGATAGATTATCGTGAATTTGCCGAAATTAATAAAAAAGCTATAGATAATGGTTTAAGACCGGCTGAAGCCCAACCAATCCTACAAGGTATTACTAAGGCATCGCTGCAAACTAGATCATTTATTTCTGCTGCTTCTTTCCAAGAAACAACAAGAGTTCTAACGGAGTCTGCTATAGCTGGGAAAATTGATAAATTGCGTGGGTTGAAAGAAAATGTCATAGTTGGTAGATTAGTGCCAGCAGGAACAGGCTTTTACATGAATAGGATGCGTAAACTTGCAGCTAAATTGGACCAGGAAGAGGTCGATTATCAGAAAACTTTAGGATAG
- the rplK gene encoding 50S ribosomal protein L11, whose amino-acid sequence MAKKITAYIKLTVPAGKANPSPPIGPALGQKKLNIMEFCKAFNAATIAIEPGTPIPVVITAYEDNSFTFVTKTSPASYYLKQFAKIPKGSSATKKEAFVGKVTMSDCIEIAKIKMVDLNTDNLIAAAKIIRGTAESMGLEVVGD is encoded by the coding sequence ATGGCAAAAAAAATAACCGCTTATATTAAGTTAACTGTGCCAGCAGGTAAGGCTAATCCATCCCCACCTATTGGTCCTGCACTTGGTCAGAAGAAACTTAATATTATGGAGTTTTGTAAGGCGTTTAACGCTGCGACGATAGCTATTGAACCAGGGACTCCTATCCCAGTCGTGATTACTGCTTATGAAGATAATAGTTTTACTTTTGTAACTAAGACTTCTCCAGCATCGTATTACTTAAAACAATTTGCTAAAATTCCTAAAGGTTCCAGTGCTACTAAAAAAGAAGCATTTGTTGGTAAGGTTACCATGTCAGATTGCATTGAAATTGCAAAAATTAAAATGGTAGATCTTAATACTGATAATTTAATAGCTGCCGCTAAAATTATTCGTGGTACTGCTGAATCTATGGGTCTTGAAGTGGTAGGAGATTAA
- the rplA gene encoding 50S ribosomal protein L1 encodes MLVDKKLVGGKKIREARKKVALVGNRTLAEGIELLKSVSYTKFDSTLEMVMKLGVDPKHSDQMVRGVVALPAGTGKVSRVAVICKDEKIEEAKEAGADIAGSTEIIDDIKAGKINFDVCIATPNMMPAIGAVARILGPKGLMPNPKLGTVTTDIVTAIKNAKSGQVEYRVEKAGIIHAGIGKLSFSKQDLLDNASTLISAVVKAKPSGAKGNYLKAIYLSSTMSPSVKIDLASIS; translated from the coding sequence ATGTTAGTTGATAAAAAATTAGTTGGTGGCAAAAAGATTAGAGAAGCAAGAAAAAAAGTAGCTCTAGTTGGCAATCGCACTTTAGCAGAAGGAATAGAGCTACTCAAGTCTGTGTCTTATACTAAATTTGACTCTACTTTGGAAATGGTGATGAAATTAGGGGTAGATCCTAAGCACTCGGATCAAATGGTGCGTGGTGTTGTCGCATTACCAGCTGGTACGGGTAAAGTTAGTAGAGTTGCAGTGATTTGTAAGGATGAAAAGATAGAAGAAGCTAAAGAAGCTGGAGCAGATATTGCTGGTTCTACAGAAATTATCGATGATATTAAAGCAGGAAAAATTAATTTTGACGTTTGTATTGCAACACCAAATATGATGCCAGCAATAGGTGCAGTGGCAAGAATTTTGGGACCAAAGGGCTTAATGCCAAATCCAAAACTGGGGACTGTAACTACCGATATCGTAACGGCAATTAAAAATGCCAAAAGTGGTCAAGTAGAGTATAGGGTTGAAAAGGCAGGTATTATTCATGCTGGAATTGGTAAATTATCATTTTCCAAACAAGATTTGCTAGATAATGCATCAACTTTAATATCTGCTGTAGTTAAAGCAAAGCCTTCTGGTGCTAAAGGAAATTATTTAAAAGCAATATATCTATCTTCTACTATGAGTCCATCAGTAAAAATAGATTTAGCAAGTATATCGTAA
- the rplL gene encoding 50S ribosomal protein L7/L12 — MTDLVKIVDQLSTLTVIQAAELAKMLEEKWGVTAAAPVAQVAGPVASEAVAEKTAFEVVLVSSGDKKIEVIKVTRELTGLGLKEAKELVDAAPKTIKSGVNKEDAESFKAKLEAAGAKIELK; from the coding sequence ATGACAGACCTAGTAAAAATTGTAGATCAATTGTCAACACTTACAGTAATTCAAGCAGCAGAGCTTGCAAAAATGCTAGAAGAAAAATGGGGTGTAACAGCTGCAGCTCCTGTAGCACAGGTGGCGGGTCCTGTAGCATCAGAAGCAGTAGCTGAAAAGACAGCGTTTGAAGTTGTTTTAGTCAGTAGTGGTGATAAAAAAATAGAAGTAATTAAGGTAACTAGAGAACTTACTGGTCTTGGCTTAAAAGAGGCTAAAGAGTTAGTAGATGCTGCCCCAAAAACTATTAAATCCGGTGTAAATAAAGAAGATGCTGAAAGTTTTAAAGCAAAATTAGAAGCAGCTGGAGCAAAAATTGAATTAAAGTAA
- the nusG gene encoding transcription termination/antitermination protein NusG — translation MVVQWYVIHTLSGSEKRVKQMILDQIAKQGMSEFFEDIVVPVIEVPEVKRGKNVKTEKKFMPGYILIKMNMTDDSWHLVKSVTKVTGFLGGKSTPQALSEKEIQNIFSKLEAETKDARVSKLYEIGEAVIVTDGPFETFTGVIEEIDYDKNRLRVSISIFGKATPIELNFTQVKKNN, via the coding sequence ATTGTGGTGCAGTGGTACGTTATTCATACATTATCAGGCTCAGAAAAGCGTGTAAAGCAAATGATTCTCGATCAAATTGCTAAACAGGGTATGTCGGAGTTTTTTGAGGATATCGTTGTTCCGGTTATTGAAGTACCTGAAGTTAAACGTGGTAAAAACGTTAAGACAGAAAAGAAATTTATGCCTGGTTATATTCTGATTAAAATGAATATGACAGATGATTCTTGGCATTTGGTAAAAAGTGTAACTAAGGTTACAGGTTTTTTAGGTGGTAAAAGTACACCACAAGCCCTTAGCGAAAAAGAAATACAAAATATTTTTAGTAAACTGGAAGCTGAAACCAAAGATGCTAGGGTTTCGAAATTATATGAAATTGGTGAGGCAGTAATTGTTACTGACGGTCCGTTTGAGACTTTTACAGGGGTTATAGAAGAAATTGATTATGACAAAAATAGATTGCGTGTGTCTATATCTATTTTTGGTAAAGCAACTCCTATAGAACTAAATTTTACGCAGGTTAAGAAAAATAATTAG
- the rpoB gene encoding DNA-directed RNA polymerase subunit beta, translating to MTTQSLSIGKRVRKNFGHINLVASIPNLIEVQKNSYEKGFLQLGVKDSERENRGLQSVLSSIFPIHDPSNIAYLEFAKYEFDNPKYDVEECTQRGLSYAAPLKVTLRLSIWDIDEDTGAREIKGIKEQEVYMGDIPLMTKNGTFIINGTERVVVSQMHRSPGVFFYHDDGKIHSSGKFLYSARVIPYRGSWLDFEFDAKDIVYFRIDRKRKLYATTLLRAIGMSTNEIIKFYYDTVTCFTKNASWATKFIPESITAHRLVNDLVDADTGNVILAFGQKITPRLAKKFAKDGVKNILVEREYLVGKYLAQDLVNPDNGEVLAEIGEMITMDMLDSIMTLEIPSVDVLAINPQSSPYIRNTLFADKNQNYESALIDIFRVLRPGEPANIEAAKTLFNNLFFDHERYDLSEVGRIKMNARLELNIPESTAILTIEDIKNILKVLVELKDGKGSIDDIDHLGNRRVRSVGELIENQFRIGLVRIEKSVLERMSVVDLDAVMPHDLVNSKVLVSVVKEFFSTSQLSQFMDQTNPLSEITHKRRLSALGPGGINRERAGFEVRDVHPTHYGRICPIETPEGQNIGLINSMATYARVNKHGFIETPYRKVVDCHVTDEVVYLSAIEEGKYKIAQANAVVDQKGLLQEELINCRTEGGNFVMVTPLEVDYIDVTPMQVVSVAASLIPFLENDDANRALMGSNMQRQAVPLIRSDAPLVGTGIEGIVAQDSGVSVVALHDGIVEQVDSTRIVVRTKEQKTDGSPSVDIYNLLKFQRSNHNTCINQKPLINVGDYVKKGEVIADGPSTDNGEIALGRNVLVAFLPWNGYNFEDSILISERIVKDDIYTSIHIEEFEIIARDTRLGPEEITRDIPNVSDESLRHLDEVGIVYVGAEIKPGDILVGKVTPKSESPMTPEEKLLRAIFGEKASDVRDSSLRVPTGITGTVVEVRVFSRRGIEKDERAIAIEKQQIEKLSKDRDDELRIIEHFVFMRLEKILTGQIIVSGPKSVKSGQLISDQTLKSLSKGQFWQLIVEDANVMNEIEQIKRHYDEKQDKLNKRFTSKVEKLQSGDDLPQGALKVVKVFIATKHKLQPGDKMAGRHGNKGVISRIMPEEDMPFLEDGTVVDIVLNPLGLPSRMNVGQILETHLGWAAVNLGKKISSMLDQVHNKKIDVEELKSFISEVYGHNSTTKNIKKMSNQEIIEFCNNIDKGVYFSTPVFDGAKVENVKEMLVLADQDPSGQIRLIDGRTGEYFDRAVTVGYKYFLKLHHLADDKIHARSIGPYSLVTQQPLGGKSHFGGQRFGEMECWALQAYGAAYTLQEMLTVKSDDVVGRIKIYESIVRGDNNFESGIPESFNVMIKEFRSLCLNVKLEDTTTD from the coding sequence ATGACAACGCAATCCTTATCAATTGGCAAACGCGTAAGAAAAAATTTTGGTCACATAAATTTGGTAGCGTCTATACCAAATTTGATAGAGGTTCAGAAAAATTCTTATGAAAAAGGTTTTTTACAATTAGGAGTTAAAGATTCTGAGCGAGAAAACAGAGGATTACAATCAGTATTAAGTTCAATTTTTCCGATTCACGACCCCTCTAATATTGCATATTTAGAATTTGCTAAATATGAATTTGATAATCCTAAATATGATGTCGAAGAGTGTACTCAAAGAGGTCTTAGTTATGCTGCTCCTCTTAAAGTCACATTGCGATTAAGTATTTGGGATATTGATGAAGACACTGGAGCAAGAGAAATCAAAGGTATTAAAGAACAAGAAGTTTATATGGGGGATATTCCCCTAATGACAAAGAATGGTACTTTTATTATTAATGGTACAGAAAGAGTGGTGGTATCACAGATGCATAGGTCACCTGGCGTATTTTTCTATCATGATGATGGGAAAATTCATTCTTCAGGGAAGTTTCTATATTCTGCTAGAGTTATACCTTATAGAGGATCATGGCTAGATTTTGAATTTGATGCTAAAGATATTGTTTACTTTAGAATAGATAGGAAAAGAAAGCTTTATGCTACTACTCTTCTTAGAGCCATTGGAATGTCTACCAATGAAATTATAAAATTCTATTATGATACGGTAACATGTTTTACCAAAAATGCAAGCTGGGCAACAAAGTTTATACCTGAGTCTATAACTGCTCATAGGCTAGTTAATGACTTAGTGGATGCGGATACCGGCAATGTGATACTTGCATTTGGTCAGAAGATTACTCCTCGTTTGGCTAAAAAATTTGCTAAAGATGGAGTGAAAAATATTTTGGTAGAACGTGAATATTTAGTAGGCAAATATTTAGCACAAGATCTTGTTAATCCGGATAATGGTGAGGTACTAGCCGAAATTGGTGAAATGATCACAATGGATATGCTGGACTCTATTATGACTCTTGAAATTCCGTCTGTCGATGTACTTGCTATAAATCCACAATCAAGTCCTTACATAAGGAATACCTTATTTGCTGATAAAAATCAAAATTATGAATCAGCATTGATAGACATATTTAGGGTATTAAGACCAGGAGAACCAGCTAATATTGAAGCTGCTAAAACATTATTTAACAACTTGTTCTTTGACCATGAAAGATATGATCTTTCAGAAGTTGGTCGTATTAAAATGAATGCAAGATTGGAACTTAATATACCAGAATCTACAGCTATTTTAACTATTGAAGATATTAAAAATATTCTTAAAGTTTTAGTAGAGCTAAAAGATGGTAAAGGTTCGATAGATGATATTGATCACCTTGGTAACAGAAGAGTTAGGTCAGTTGGTGAACTAATTGAGAATCAGTTCAGAATTGGTCTTGTTCGTATAGAGAAATCAGTACTTGAAAGAATGTCGGTGGTTGATCTTGATGCCGTTATGCCTCATGATTTAGTAAATTCAAAAGTTTTGGTTTCTGTAGTAAAAGAATTTTTTAGTACTTCACAACTTTCTCAATTTATGGATCAAACTAATCCATTATCAGAAATAACTCATAAAAGAAGATTATCAGCTTTAGGACCTGGTGGAATTAACAGGGAGAGAGCAGGGTTTGAAGTGAGGGACGTCCACCCTACTCATTACGGGAGGATTTGTCCAATTGAAACACCAGAAGGACAGAACATAGGTTTGATTAATTCCATGGCTACTTATGCTAGAGTTAATAAGCATGGCTTCATTGAAACACCTTATCGAAAAGTCGTGGATTGTCATGTAACTGACGAAGTTGTTTACTTGTCAGCTATTGAAGAAGGAAAATATAAAATTGCTCAAGCTAATGCAGTTGTCGATCAAAAAGGTTTGTTACAAGAAGAATTAATTAACTGTCGAACGGAAGGTGGTAATTTTGTTATGGTTACCCCTCTAGAAGTAGATTACATTGACGTTACCCCGATGCAGGTTGTTTCCGTTGCTGCATCACTTATTCCATTTTTAGAAAATGACGATGCTAATAGAGCCTTGATGGGGTCAAACATGCAACGTCAGGCTGTCCCGCTTATTAGAAGTGATGCTCCTTTAGTTGGTACTGGTATTGAAGGAATTGTTGCACAAGATTCTGGGGTTTCAGTTGTAGCCTTGCATGATGGAATAGTAGAGCAAGTTGATTCAACTAGAATAGTTGTAAGGACTAAGGAGCAGAAAACAGATGGATCACCTAGTGTGGACATTTATAATTTATTAAAATTTCAAAGATCTAACCATAATACTTGTATTAATCAAAAGCCGTTGATTAACGTTGGTGATTATGTAAAAAAAGGTGAAGTAATTGCTGATGGACCAAGTACAGATAATGGTGAAATAGCTCTTGGTAGAAATGTGCTGGTAGCTTTTTTACCATGGAATGGTTATAATTTTGAAGATTCGATTTTAATATCAGAACGTATTGTAAAAGATGATATTTATACCTCAATTCATATTGAAGAATTTGAAATAATTGCTAGAGATACAAGACTTGGTCCCGAAGAAATTACTCGCGATATTCCAAATGTTAGTGATGAAAGTTTACGCCATCTTGACGAAGTAGGTATAGTATATGTTGGTGCAGAAATAAAACCAGGCGATATCTTGGTGGGTAAGGTTACCCCTAAAAGTGAGTCACCTATGACTCCAGAAGAGAAATTACTCAGAGCTATTTTTGGAGAAAAAGCTTCAGATGTTCGGGATTCATCTTTACGTGTTCCTACTGGGATCACTGGTACAGTGGTAGAAGTACGAGTGTTTTCTCGTAGGGGAATAGAAAAAGATGAGCGTGCTATAGCTATTGAAAAGCAACAAATTGAAAAATTATCAAAAGATAGGGATGATGAACTTCGAATCATAGAGCATTTTGTTTTTATGCGTTTAGAAAAGATTTTAACAGGACAAATAATTGTTAGTGGTCCTAAATCCGTAAAATCCGGTCAATTGATTAGTGATCAAACCCTTAAGTCATTATCAAAAGGACAATTTTGGCAACTGATTGTTGAAGATGCTAATGTAATGAATGAAATTGAGCAAATTAAACGTCATTATGATGAAAAGCAAGACAAGCTTAATAAGCGTTTTACTAGCAAAGTAGAGAAATTACAAAGTGGTGATGACTTACCACAAGGGGCTCTTAAAGTTGTAAAAGTATTCATTGCTACTAAACATAAGTTACAACCTGGAGATAAAATGGCCGGAAGACACGGGAATAAGGGTGTTATCTCTCGTATTATGCCAGAAGAAGATATGCCATTTTTAGAAGATGGTACAGTAGTTGATATCGTTCTTAACCCACTTGGCTTACCTTCACGTATGAATGTTGGGCAGATTTTAGAGACTCATCTTGGTTGGGCGGCAGTAAATCTTGGTAAAAAAATATCTTCTATGTTGGATCAAGTTCATAACAAAAAAATTGATGTAGAAGAGCTTAAATCTTTTATTTCCGAGGTATATGGGCATAACTCAACGACAAAAAATATAAAGAAAATGTCCAATCAAGAGATTATTGAGTTTTGTAATAATATCGATAAGGGGGTATATTTTTCAACCCCAGTTTTTGACGGTGCAAAGGTTGAGAATGTAAAAGAAATGCTAGTCCTTGCAGATCAAGACCCATCAGGTCAAATTAGGTTGATTGATGGTAGAACAGGAGAGTATTTTGATCGTGCCGTTACAGTTGGCTATAAATATTTCCTAAAATTACATCATTTGGCCGATGATAAAATCCATGCTCGTTCTATCGGTCCTTATAGTTTGGTAACTCAGCAACCATTAGGTGGTAAGTCGCATTTTGGAGGTCAAAGATTCGGTGAGATGGAGTGTTGGGCACTGCAGGCTTATGGTGCTGCTTATACGTTACAAGAAATGTTAACTGTAAAATCGGACGATGTGGTTGGTAGAATTAAAATTTATGAATCTATTGTTCGAGGTGATAACAATTTTGAATCGGGTATTCCTGAGTCGTTTAACGTGATGATCAAAGAGTTCAGGTCTTTGTGCTTAAATGTAAAGCTTGAGGATACTACCACAGATTAA